In a single window of the Raphanus sativus cultivar WK10039 chromosome 9, ASM80110v3, whole genome shotgun sequence genome:
- the LOC108833262 gene encoding phosphate transporter PHO1 homolog 10 isoform X1 — MKFGKIFKKQMVPEWVEAYVDYNGLKRILKQIRSHTQHSKLLTRVASTASHQAEALHRSFSGLSFHHRNSGGGGDIEDQVIKVDQQDDSDSRRNKLYKTKFLKKSDEFEECFFKKLDENLNKVNRFYREKVEEVLEEAGLLDKQMDALIALRVKVKKPDDASHLNLEKHPSDKVVVDDDTSSMRTPGSVNRDMVHGIDRTSIPEEEASHIVTDIVPVSHTDGEDGSGDKQDLHEILERVKMNDALESPMSTLKGFFGDSRNDEPISKKGLKKAEEQLRLVFSEFYQKLRRLKEYSFMNLLAFSKIMKKYEKIASRNASRNYMKTVDNSLIGSSDEVNRLLERVEVTFVKHFSSGNRREGMKCLRPKVKRERHRVTFFSGFFSGCSIALIVAVVFKIESRKLMEKDYGTAYMANIIPLYSLFGYIILHMLMYSANIYFWRLYRVNYTFIFGFKQGTELGYREVFLVSTGLSVLAFICFLLNLQFDMDWKMKVHNTLPEVIPLGLVTIVLFILLCPFNIIYRSSRVFFLRSLLHCICAPLYEVTLPDFFLADHLTSQVQAIRSLELFICYYGLGEYMQRQEKCHSHGVYNVFYFVVGVIPYWLRFLQCIRRLCEENESVHGYNALKYMLTIIAVIIRTAFELRKGRNWMILALVSSGVAICMNTFWDIVIDWGLLRRHSKNPYLRDKLLVPHKSVYFAAMVVDVILRVAWMQLVLEFNLKSLHKVAVSTIISCLEIVRRGMWSFFRLENEHLNNVGKYRAFKSVPHPFHYYDNDETDDKDD; from the exons ATGAAGTTCGGGAAGATATTCAAGAAGCAAATGGTGCCAGAGTGGGTAGAAGCTTACGTGGACTACAACGGCTTGAAGAGGATTCTAAAACAGATACGCAGCCACACGCAGCACAGCAAGCTGTTGACCAGAGTAGCCTCCACAGCGTCACATCAAGCAGAAGCGTTGCACCGTTCCTTTAGTGGCCTTTCCTTCCACCACAGGAACAGTGGAGGAGGAGGTGACATTGAGGACCAAGTCATTAAAGTTGATCAGCAAGATGATTCTGATTCTCGTCGTAATAAGCTTTACAAGACTAAGTTTCTAAAAAAGTCTGATGAGTTCGAGGAGTGTTTCTTCAAGAAGCTCGACGAGAATCTGAACAAAGTCAACAGGTTTTACCGGGAGAAAGTGGAGGAAGTGCTTGAGGAAGCTGGTTTGCTTGATAAACAGATGGACGCGCTTATTGCGTTGCGTGTCAAGGTGAAGAAGCCTGATGATGCAAGTCACTTGAATCTGGAGAAGCATCCTTCTGATAAGGTTGTGGTTGATGATGATACATCATCAATGCGAACACCAGGCAGTGTGAACAGAGATATGGTGCATGGTATTGACAGAACTAGCATTCCAGAAGAAGAGGCCTCTCATATTGTGACTGACATTGTCCCGGTTTCTCATACCGATGGGGAAGATGGTAGTGGTGATAAGCAGGATCTCCATGAAATACTGGAGCGTGTGAAGATGAATGATGCGCTTGAGTCTCCCATGTCTACATTGAAAGGGTTCTTCGGAGATTCTAGAAATGATGAACCAATCTCCAAGAAAGGGTTGAAAAAAGCAGAGGAACAGCTGAGGCTTGTGTTTAGTGAGTTCTATCAGAAACTTCGCCGTCTCAAGGAGTACAG TTTCATGAATCTTCTGGCGTTTTCAAAGATTATGAAGAAGTACGAgaag ATTGCTTCAAGGAATGCGTCCAGGAACTACATGAAAACTGTGGATAACTCATTGATTGGGAGTTCTGATGAG GTTAATAGACTCCTGGAAAGAGTAGAGGTCACTTTCGTTAAGCACTTTTCAAGTGGAAACCGAAGAGAAGGCATGAAGTGTCTAAGGCCCAAAGTTAAAAGAGAAAGGCACAGAGTTACATTCTTCTCTG GTTTCTTTTCCGGTTGCTCAATTGCACTCATAGTTGCTGTTGTTTTCAAGATAGAAAGTAGAAAGCTCATGGAGAAGGACTACGGTACTGCATACATGGCGAACATTATCCCTCTTTACAG CTTGTTTGGATACATCATTCTTCACATGCTCATGTACTCTGCCAATATATACTTCTGGAGGCTCTATAGAGTCAACTACACCTTCATCTTTGGTTTCAAGCAGGGAACGGAGTTAGGTTACAGAGAAGTATTCCTAGTAAGCACCGGTCTCTCGGTGCTTGCCTTCATCTGCTTCCTGCTAAATCTGCAGTTTGATATGGACTGGAAGATGAAAGTTCACAACACACTCCCTGAGGTTATTCCTTTGGGTTTAGTCACT ATTGTTCTTTTCATACTCCTTTGTCCGTTCAACATCATATACCGCTCAAGTCGTGTGTTCTTCCTTCGATCACTGCTTCACTGCATTTGTGCTCCTCTCTACGAG GTTACACTTCCAGATTTTTTCTTGGCCGACCATCTAACTAGTcag GTACAAGCCATAAGGAGTTTGGAGCTATTCATTTGCTACTATGGTTTAGGAGAATATATGCAGAGGCAAGAAAAGTGTCATAGTCATGGTGTTTACAATGTCTTCTACTTTGTCGTTGGGGTTATACCTTACTGGCTCCGCTTCCTCCAA TGCATACGCAGATTATGCGAAGAAAACGAATCAGTACACGGATACAACGCTCTGAAATACATGCTGACGATCATTGCAGTCATCATAAGAACAGCTTTTGAGCTGAGAAAGGGAAGAAACTGGATGATTCTGGCTCTTGTAAGCTCGGGCGTTGCGATATGTATGAACACGTTCTGGGACATTGTTATAGACTGGGGACTCCTCCGTAGGCATTCCAAGAACCCTTACCTGAGAGACAAACTACTTGTCCCTCACAAAAGCGTCTATTTCGCAGCCATG GTAGTGGATGTGATTCTAAGAGTGGCATGGATGCAGCTGGTTCTGGAGTTCAACTTGAAGTCCCTTCACAAAGTAGCTGTATCGACCATTATCTCATGTTTAGAGATTGTTCGTCGTGGAATGTGGAGCTTCTTCAG GCTGGAGAATGAGCACTTGAACAATGTGGGCAAATACAGAGCATTCAAGTCTGTTCCACATCCTTTCCATTACTACGACAATGATGAAACTGATGACAAAGACGACTGA
- the LOC108833262 gene encoding phosphate transporter PHO1 homolog 10 isoform X2, translated as MKFGKIFKKQMVPEWVEAYVDYNGLKRILKQIRSHTQHSKLLTRVASTASHQAEALHRSFSGLSFHHRNSGGGGDIEDQVIKVDQQDDSDSRRNKLYKTKFLKKSDEFEECFFKKLDENLNKVNRFYREKVEEVLEEAGLLDKQMDALIALRVKVKKPDDASHLNLEKHPSDKVVVDDDTSSMRTPGSVNRDMVHGIDRTSIPEEEASHIVTDIVPVSHTDGEDGSGDKQDLHEILERVKMNDALESPMSTLKGFFGDSRNDEPISKKGLKKAEEQLRLVFSEFYQKLRRLKEYSFMNLLAFSKIMKKYEKIASRNASRNYMKTVDNSLIGSSDEVNRLLERVEVTFVKHFSSGNRREGMKCLRPKVKRERHRVTFFSGFFSGCSIALIVAVVFKIESRKLMEKDYGTAYMANIIPLYSLFGYIILHMLMYSANIYFWRLYRVNYTFIFGFKQGTELGYREVFLVSTGLSVLAFICFLLNLQFDMDWKMKVHNTLPEVIPLGLVTIVLFILLCPFNIIYRSSRVFFLRSLLHCICAPLYEVTLPDFFLADHLTSQVQAIRSLELFICYYGLGEYMQRQEKCHSHGVYNVFYFVVGVIPYWLRFLQIMRRKRISTRIQRSEIHADDHCSHHKNSF; from the exons ATGAAGTTCGGGAAGATATTCAAGAAGCAAATGGTGCCAGAGTGGGTAGAAGCTTACGTGGACTACAACGGCTTGAAGAGGATTCTAAAACAGATACGCAGCCACACGCAGCACAGCAAGCTGTTGACCAGAGTAGCCTCCACAGCGTCACATCAAGCAGAAGCGTTGCACCGTTCCTTTAGTGGCCTTTCCTTCCACCACAGGAACAGTGGAGGAGGAGGTGACATTGAGGACCAAGTCATTAAAGTTGATCAGCAAGATGATTCTGATTCTCGTCGTAATAAGCTTTACAAGACTAAGTTTCTAAAAAAGTCTGATGAGTTCGAGGAGTGTTTCTTCAAGAAGCTCGACGAGAATCTGAACAAAGTCAACAGGTTTTACCGGGAGAAAGTGGAGGAAGTGCTTGAGGAAGCTGGTTTGCTTGATAAACAGATGGACGCGCTTATTGCGTTGCGTGTCAAGGTGAAGAAGCCTGATGATGCAAGTCACTTGAATCTGGAGAAGCATCCTTCTGATAAGGTTGTGGTTGATGATGATACATCATCAATGCGAACACCAGGCAGTGTGAACAGAGATATGGTGCATGGTATTGACAGAACTAGCATTCCAGAAGAAGAGGCCTCTCATATTGTGACTGACATTGTCCCGGTTTCTCATACCGATGGGGAAGATGGTAGTGGTGATAAGCAGGATCTCCATGAAATACTGGAGCGTGTGAAGATGAATGATGCGCTTGAGTCTCCCATGTCTACATTGAAAGGGTTCTTCGGAGATTCTAGAAATGATGAACCAATCTCCAAGAAAGGGTTGAAAAAAGCAGAGGAACAGCTGAGGCTTGTGTTTAGTGAGTTCTATCAGAAACTTCGCCGTCTCAAGGAGTACAG TTTCATGAATCTTCTGGCGTTTTCAAAGATTATGAAGAAGTACGAgaag ATTGCTTCAAGGAATGCGTCCAGGAACTACATGAAAACTGTGGATAACTCATTGATTGGGAGTTCTGATGAG GTTAATAGACTCCTGGAAAGAGTAGAGGTCACTTTCGTTAAGCACTTTTCAAGTGGAAACCGAAGAGAAGGCATGAAGTGTCTAAGGCCCAAAGTTAAAAGAGAAAGGCACAGAGTTACATTCTTCTCTG GTTTCTTTTCCGGTTGCTCAATTGCACTCATAGTTGCTGTTGTTTTCAAGATAGAAAGTAGAAAGCTCATGGAGAAGGACTACGGTACTGCATACATGGCGAACATTATCCCTCTTTACAG CTTGTTTGGATACATCATTCTTCACATGCTCATGTACTCTGCCAATATATACTTCTGGAGGCTCTATAGAGTCAACTACACCTTCATCTTTGGTTTCAAGCAGGGAACGGAGTTAGGTTACAGAGAAGTATTCCTAGTAAGCACCGGTCTCTCGGTGCTTGCCTTCATCTGCTTCCTGCTAAATCTGCAGTTTGATATGGACTGGAAGATGAAAGTTCACAACACACTCCCTGAGGTTATTCCTTTGGGTTTAGTCACT ATTGTTCTTTTCATACTCCTTTGTCCGTTCAACATCATATACCGCTCAAGTCGTGTGTTCTTCCTTCGATCACTGCTTCACTGCATTTGTGCTCCTCTCTACGAG GTTACACTTCCAGATTTTTTCTTGGCCGACCATCTAACTAGTcag GTACAAGCCATAAGGAGTTTGGAGCTATTCATTTGCTACTATGGTTTAGGAGAATATATGCAGAGGCAAGAAAAGTGTCATAGTCATGGTGTTTACAATGTCTTCTACTTTGTCGTTGGGGTTATACCTTACTGGCTCCGCTTCCTCCAA ATTATGCGAAGAAAACGAATCAGTACACGGATACAACGCTCTGAAATACATGCTGACGATCATTGCAGTCATCATAAGAACAGCTTTTGA
- the LOC108833263 gene encoding CSC1-like protein At1g69450, producing the protein MLVSALLMSVGINSCLCVLLFILYSILRKQPHNYEVFLPRRLVAGTSKRRRNKVARYIPSVRWIWKSWRPSEEQLMESSGLDGVVFMRMITFSLKVFLFAGIIGVFVILPVNVFGDQLTQINYADWSANSLDIFSVVNLNTRSPWLWVHFGAIYLVTAFVCCLLYLEFRYIGMKRIEYFHSSKPQPQQFTILVRNIPSSDGRTTVSDAVDSFFRENHPSTYLSHVVIHRTSKLRSVVDNAKKLYKKVHHKKSEDPQRVKKTPMRFFSRKDTPEGHYEKVLQELEHNIRLGQAEVSSPGKEVRAAFVSFKSRYGAAMALHMPQSVNPTHWLTEPAPEPHDVHWPFFSASFMQKWLSKIVIAFACLILTTLFLVPVVLVQGLTNLSALEYFFPFLTLILSMKIVSQIITGYLPSLILQTSLKIVPPIMEFLSSFQGHICHSDIQKSACNKVIWFTIWNVFFATVFSGSAFYKLSVILDPKEILFKLAVAVPAQASFFIAYVVTTGWTDTLTELFRVVPFMVSYVKRSLEPTEEEFEVPPMRYHRDTPRVLFFGLLGITYFFLAPLILPFIFLYFVLAYIIYRNQFINVYEPKYETGGMFWPMIHYTMIFSLVLMHGIAIGLFALKKMELATYLLVPLPVFTLLFNEFCRKRFMPIFTAYPAEVLTKRDREDQNDQRMGEFYHNLVSAYQDPALRPLRFSGSSRNDSLTSPLLSSTSTSSEV; encoded by the exons atgctGGTGTCTGCACTGCTAATGTCGGTTGGGATAAACTCCTGCCTCTGTGTATTGCTATTCATACTCTACTCTATCCTGAGGAAGCAGCCACACAACTACGAAGTTTTCCTTCCCCGCCGGCTCGTGGCGGGAACCTCTAAAAGAAGACGCAACAAAGTCGCTAGGTACATCCCTTCTGTTCGCTGGATCTGGAAATCTTGGCGTCCGTCTGAAGAGCAACTCATGGAGTCATCTGGCCTTGACGGCGTTGTGTTCATGAGAATGATCACTTTCAG TTTGAAAGTGTTCTTGTTTGCTGGGATCATTGGGGTTTTTGTTATCTTGCCTGTCAACGTCTTTGGAGATCAACTTACACAGATTAACTATGCTGACTGGTCTGCCAATTCCTTGGATATCTTTTCTGTTGTTAATCTCAATACACGCTCCCCATG GCTATGGGTTCACTTTGGAGCTATATATCTTGTCACTGCTTTTGTCTGCTGTCTTCTTTACTTG GAATTTAGATATATTGGCATGAAGAGGATTGAGTATTTTCATTCATCCAAACCTCAGCCACAACAGTTCACCATCTTGGTTCGTAATATACCTTCTTCTGATGGAAGAACAACTGTGAGCGACGCTGTTGATAGTTTCTTCAGAGAAAATCATCCCTCTACCTACCTCTCTCATGTGGTTATCCATCGAACAAGTAAGCTTCGAAGCGTCGTT GATAATGCCAAGAAGTTATATAAAAAAGTTCATCATAAGAAGTCAGAAGATCCCCAGCGGGTTAAAAAGACGCCAATGAGATTCTTCAGTCGCAAGGACACTCCCGAGGGTCACTACGAGAAAGTGTTGCAAGAACTAGAACACAACATACGTTTAGGCCAAGCTGAAGTTTCATCACCTGGAAAA GAAGTTCGAGCTGCTTTTGTATCATTCAAGTCTCGTTACGGTGCTGCAATGGCACTCCACATGCCTCAATCAGTCAACCCTACTCACTGGCTCACAGAACCAGCACCAGAGCCTCACGATGTCCACTGGCCTTTCTTCTCTGCGTCATTTATGCAGAAATGGCTCTCTAAGATCGTCATTGCCTTCGCCTGTCTCATCCTTACCACCTTGTTTCTTGTTCCGGTCGTGCTTGTCCAAGGTCTCACCAACCTCTCTGCACTCGAATACTTCTTCCCCTTCCTCACTTTGATTCTATCAAT GAAAATTGTGAGTCAAATCATAACCGGCTACCTTCCGAGTCTTATACTTCAGACATCTCTCAAAATAGTACCACCAATCATGGAGTTCCTCTCTTCTTTCCAAGGCCACATCTGCCACAGCGACATACAAAAAAGCGCTTGCAACAAAGTGATCTGGTTCACCATATGGAACGTCTTCTTCGCGACCGTTTTCTCCGGCTCGGCCTTCTACAAGCTCTCCGTGATCCTCGATCCGAAGGAGATTCTTTTCAAGCTGGCCGTCGCTGTTCCGGCTCAGGCATCTTTTTTCATCGCCTACGTGGTGACTACTGGATGGACGGATACTCTCACCGAACTCTTCCGTGTGGTTCCTTTCATGGTCAGCTACGTGAAGAGATCGCTGGAACCGACGGAAGAAGAGTTCGAAGTCCCGCCTATGCGGTACCATAGAGACACCCCGAGAGTTCTCTTCTTTGGACTTCTTGGGATTACGTACTTCTTCTTGGCTCCGTTGATTCTCCCTTTCATCTTCTTATACTTTGTCCTTGCTTACATCATCTACCGTAACCAG TTCATAAACGTGTACGAACCAAAGTACGAAACGGGAGGGATGTTTTGGCCAATGATACACTATACGATGATATTCTCTCTTGTACTCATGCACGGTATCGCGATCGGTCTATTTGCACTCAAGAAGATGGAACTAGCTACCTACTTGCTCGTTCCTCTTCCGGTTTTCACTCTTCTCTTCAACGAGTTCTGTCGTAAACGCTTCATGCCTATATTCACCGCCTATCCCGCCGAG GTGTTGACAAAGAGGGATAGGGAAGATCAAAACGATCAGAGAATGGGTGAGTTTTATCATAACTTGGTCAGTGCGTACCAAGATCCTGCTCTGCGCCCGCTTCGATTCTCAGGAAGCAGCAGAAACGATAGCCTCACTAGTCCTCTTCTCTCTTCCACTTCCACTTCGAGTGAAGTTTGA
- the LOC108833261 gene encoding transmembrane emp24 domain-containing protein p24delta10, translating to MFLRSQKLWTVVLILVISSRVAHSLHFDLHSGRTKCIAEDIKSNSMTVGKYSVDNPHEGHDLPQSHKISVKVTSSNGNAYHHADQVATGQFAFSAVEAGDYMACFSAVDHKPEVTLSIDFEWRTGVQSKSWATVAKKSQVETMEFDVKSLLDTVNSIHEEMFYLREREEQMQDLNRSTNTKMAWLSLLSLFVCIGVAAMQYVHLKTFFEKKKVI from the exons ATGTTTCTCCGGTCGCAGAAGCTATGGACGGTGGTTCTGATTCTAGTGATTTCGTCGCGTGTAGCACACTCGCTGCACTTCGATCTGCACTCGGGTCGGACAAAGTGTATCGCGGAAGACATCAAGAGCAATTCGATGACTGTCGGAAAGTACAGCGTCGATAACCCTCACGAAGGCCACGATTTGCCTCAATCTCACAAGATCTCCGTCAAG GTGACGTCAAGCAACGGGAACGCATACCATCACGCGGATCAAGTGGCGACTGGGCAGTTCGCGTTCTCGGCAGTGGAAGCAGGGGACTACATGGCGTGTTTCTCCGCCGTTGATCATAAGCCTGAGGTGACTCTTAGCATTGATTTTGAGTGGAGGACCGGTGTTCAATCCAAGAGCTGGGCTACTGTTGCCAAGAAGAGCCAAGTCGAA ACCATGGAGTTTGATGTGAAGAGCCTTCTTGATACTGTCAACTCGATTCATGAAGAGATGTTTTATCTTAGAGAAAG GGAAGAGCAAATGCAAGATCTGAACAGGTCAACAAACACGAAAATGGCATGGTTGAGTTTACTGTCTTTGTTCGTCTGCATAGGAGTGGCAGCAATGCAGTATGTACACTTGAAGACTTTTTtcgagaagaagaaagtcaTCTAA
- the LOC108837114 gene encoding uncharacterized protein LOC108837114: protein MDTNGFSRTNHHHEPKGIEEDHQFHSMNALEILRETVRILRYNLAAFTLTLLLLICPVSAILLPNLLVDQSFVNSLTVRLLLLAKSSGLPLLPFVRNSCQKFSETAVSSAACFPLFLTLSLLSRAAVVYSVDCTYSRRKVAVSKFVFIMQRLWRRLVGTYLCVCFVVVVCLTSFCVFLVAVCSSLHVLGFSPDFNAYGAIFIGLGFSVVFANVIIICNTTIVISILEDVSGPRALVRANDLIKGQTQVGLLIFLGSTIGLAFVEGLFEHRVKILSYGDGSSRVWEGPLLVVMYSFVVLVDTMMSAVFYFSCRSFSMEAVEALEASGDGVGTQPIMEMVSQDF from the coding sequence ATGGACACTAATGGATTCTCTCGAACGAATCATCATCACGAACCCAAAGGGATCGAAGAAGATCATCAATTCCACTCGATGAACGCGCTCGAGATTCTGAGAGAAACCGTCAGGATCCTCCGCTACAACCTCGCCGCCTTCACCCTAACCTTACTCCTCCTGATCTGCCCCGTCTCCGCGATCCTCCTCCCCAACCTCCTAGTCGACCAATCCTTCGTCAATTCCCTAACCgtccgcctcctcctcctcgccAAATCCTCCGGCCTCCCCCTCCTCCCCTTCGTCCGCAACTCCTGCCAGAAATTCTCCGAGACCGCCGTCTCCTCCGCCGCCTGCTTCCCCCTCTTCCTCACCCTCTCCCTCCTCTCCCGCGCCGCCGTCGTCTACTCCGTCGACTGCACCTACTCCCGCCGCAAAGTCGCCGTCTCCAAGTTCGTCTTCATCATGCAGAGGCTCTGGAGGCGCCTCGTGGGAACTTACCTCTGCGTCTGCTTCGTCGTCGTCGTCTGTCTAACTTCCTTCTGCGTCTTCCTCGTCGCCGTCTGCAGCTCGCTCCACGTCCTCGGCTTCTCTCCCGATTTCAACGCCTACGGAGCCATCTTCATCGGGCTGGGGTTCTCCGTGGTCTTCGCCAACGTGATCATCATCTGCAACACGACGATCGTGATCTCGATCTTGGAGGACGTCTCAGGCCCCCGGGCGCTTGTGAGAGCGAATGATTTGATCAAGGGGCAGACGCAGGTGGGGCTGTTGATATTTCTCGGGTCCACGATAGGGCTGGCGTTTGTGGAAGGGCTGTTTGAGCATAGGGTGAAGATTTTGAGCTATGGAGATGGGTCTTCGAGGGTTTGGGAAGGGCCGTTGCTTGTGGTGATGTATTCGTTTGTCGTGCTTGTTGATACGATGATGAGTgctgttttttattttagttgccGGTCTTTTAGTATGGAGGCTGTGGAAGCGCTTGAAGCTTCTGGTGATGGTGTAGGAACTCAGCCCATTATGGAGATGGTGTCTCAAGATTTTTGA